A genomic window from Pseudonocardia broussonetiae includes:
- a CDS encoding MarR family winged helix-turn-helix transcriptional regulator — MSDSGEGAAGVRPPTLLGIASYLAGNVARAAMRTLWRSLAEHGLRLSQHAVLVALHDFGPLAQAEIADRLDLDRSQVVGFVDALERHGFVTRSRDPRDRRRTLVALTDAGAAAERRVTEAARDLQPALFAALSPAELDQLVGLLTRVLDAHDAARLGPGHPLRPG; from the coding sequence GTGAGCGACAGCGGTGAGGGCGCGGCCGGCGTGCGCCCCCCGACCCTGCTCGGCATCGCGTCCTACCTGGCGGGCAACGTCGCACGCGCGGCGATGCGCACGCTGTGGCGCAGCCTCGCCGAGCACGGCCTGCGGCTGAGCCAGCACGCCGTGCTGGTCGCCCTCCACGACTTCGGGCCGCTGGCCCAGGCCGAGATCGCCGATCGGCTCGACCTCGACCGCAGCCAGGTCGTCGGCTTCGTCGACGCCCTCGAGCGCCACGGCTTCGTCACCCGCAGCCGCGATCCGCGCGACCGCCGGCGCACCCTGGTCGCGCTGACCGACGCGGGCGCCGCCGCCGAGCGCCGGGTCACCGAGGCGGCGCGCGACCTCCAGCCCGCCCTGTTCGCCGCGCTGTCCCCGGCCGAGCTGGACCAGCTGGTCGGGCTGCTCACGCGGGTGCTGGACGCCCACGACGCCGCGCGGCTCGGCCCCGGTCACCCGCTCAGGCCGGGATGA
- a CDS encoding CocE/NonD family hydrolase: MSTPSRSPRPAERVLPEMIWMPGLDPATGGHPGLRTGEVVEEDGVRIERDVPVVLRDGVTVYVDVFRPAAATAPVPAILTLSPYGKHAPKGFHLFPGAEVPADAISRHTVWEGPDPMWWAQRGYAVVNADSRGSWMSEGDLVVLSEQEGEDGHDVVEWTAAQPWCTGRVGMSGVSYLAVVQWRVAATRPPHLAAINPWEGWSDCYRDYFFHGGIPETKFVTFTQWSCRCGPGRVEDLPAMHAAHPLLDDYNRSKSVPDLSVIDVPAYCVTDWGDHGLHTRGTIEAWREVGSPHKWLEVHGRKKWQYYYRPESLRRLRAFFDHFLMGTDDEVRTWPPVRIEVRERYAVGVERAEREWPPARTDHRPFALDATAGTLVAGQPAAAAAVEYDPAAEDGRAVFDLRFDARTEITGYAKLRLWVEIDEGDDMDLFVGLQKLDRSGRQVHFPYWSMMDDGQVALGWLRASHRELDDERSTPWQPRLRHERQLPLRPGEPTPVEIEIWPSSTLFAAGESLRLVVQGRDLHRYDIGPAQAHEQSVNRGRHRIRTGGAFDSHLLLPVIPA, encoded by the coding sequence ATGAGCACCCCCTCGCGATCCCCGCGCCCCGCGGAGCGCGTCCTGCCGGAGATGATCTGGATGCCCGGGCTCGACCCGGCCACCGGCGGGCACCCGGGCCTGCGCACGGGCGAGGTCGTCGAGGAGGACGGCGTCCGCATCGAGCGCGACGTCCCCGTCGTCCTGCGCGACGGGGTCACCGTCTACGTCGACGTCTTCCGGCCCGCCGCGGCCACCGCGCCCGTCCCGGCGATCCTGACGCTGAGTCCCTACGGCAAGCACGCGCCGAAGGGCTTCCACCTCTTCCCGGGTGCCGAGGTGCCGGCGGACGCGATCTCCCGGCACACGGTGTGGGAGGGGCCCGACCCGATGTGGTGGGCGCAGCGCGGGTACGCCGTCGTCAACGCCGACTCGCGCGGGTCCTGGATGTCGGAGGGCGACCTGGTCGTCCTCAGCGAGCAGGAGGGCGAGGACGGCCACGACGTCGTCGAGTGGACGGCGGCGCAGCCGTGGTGCACGGGCAGGGTCGGGATGAGCGGGGTCTCGTACCTGGCGGTCGTCCAGTGGCGCGTCGCCGCGACGCGGCCCCCGCACCTGGCCGCCATCAACCCGTGGGAGGGCTGGAGCGACTGCTACCGCGACTACTTCTTCCACGGCGGCATCCCCGAGACCAAGTTCGTCACGTTCACGCAGTGGTCCTGCCGGTGCGGGCCGGGGCGGGTCGAGGACCTGCCGGCGATGCACGCGGCCCATCCCCTGCTCGACGACTACAACCGCAGCAAGTCGGTGCCCGACCTGTCCGTGATCGACGTCCCGGCCTACTGCGTGACCGACTGGGGCGACCACGGGCTGCACACGCGCGGGACGATCGAGGCGTGGCGCGAGGTGGGCTCCCCGCACAAGTGGCTCGAGGTGCACGGCCGCAAGAAGTGGCAGTACTACTACCGGCCGGAGAGCCTGCGCCGGCTCCGCGCCTTCTTCGACCACTTCCTCATGGGGACCGACGACGAGGTGCGGACCTGGCCGCCGGTGCGGATCGAGGTCCGCGAGCGCTACGCCGTGGGAGTCGAGCGCGCGGAACGGGAGTGGCCGCCGGCCCGCACCGACCACCGGCCCTTCGCCCTCGACGCCACCGCCGGCACCCTGGTCGCCGGGCAGCCGGCCGCCGCGGCGGCCGTCGAGTACGACCCGGCGGCCGAGGACGGGCGCGCGGTCTTCGACCTCCGGTTCGACGCCCGCACCGAGATCACCGGGTACGCGAAGCTGCGCCTGTGGGTCGAGATCGACGAGGGCGACGACATGGACCTCTTCGTGGGCCTGCAGAAGCTCGACCGCTCCGGCCGGCAGGTGCACTTCCCCTACTGGTCGATGATGGACGACGGTCAGGTCGCGCTGGGCTGGCTGCGGGCGAGCCACCGCGAGCTCGACGACGAGCGCTCCACGCCGTGGCAGCCGCGCCTGCGCCACGAGCGGCAGCTGCCGCTGCGCCCCGGCGAGCCCACGCCCGTCGAGATCGAGATCTGGCCGTCGTCGACGCTGTTCGCGGCCGGCGAGTCGCTGCGGCTGGTCGTGCAGGGCCGGGACCTGCACCGCTACGACATCGGCCCGGCCCAGGCCCACGAGCAGTCGGTCAACCGCGGACGGCACCGCATCCGCACCGGCGGCGCGTTCGACAGCCACCTCCTGCTGCCGGTCATCCCGGCCTGA
- a CDS encoding xanthine dehydrogenase family protein molybdopterin-binding subunit — MTGAPGRRPVAVVPDGWTPRTGTDPVLEVEHGLVGTPLPRLDGPAKVRGEARYAAEHVLEGMLHGALRCSTIASGRITRLDTSAAEAAPGVRLVMTHRTAPRMRPLRPIFTAPRAFGGTDLPVMQDDSIHWNGEPVALVLADTREQADHAASLVEVEYAASAPRTSAGAAADPRRPDHLFFQPVEVAVGDAEAALAAAQHAVDHVYRTPGHNHNAIEPHAVTVGWVGDDLVVHDASQSVAGHAWTIAHALGVAEHRVHVTSPHVGGGFGGKTVWSHHVLAAAAARLAGRPVRLALSRADVYRVVGGRTNTEQRVAIGADEDGRFIALIHTGTSSITPWNHVVEPFTFPARHMYATGALRTDQHVVDVDMIANSFMRAPGEAVGTFALESAVDELAEQLDVDPVELRLRNEPDSDPASGAPFSARHLAQAWRAGAKRFGWTRPAAPRSRRDGEWWIGTGCAAATYPHQRFPGGAARLTLTADGRATVAVAANDMGMGTTTAQAVVTAERLGLPVERVTVEYGDSTLPGAFQAGASAQTVGVAAAVIAAHRALVAELLALVPPGTPLAGLTVDEVGSVDAGLGALADRDRWEGYAQILRRAGRHEVTAVADAADRDELQAWSMHSFGAVFCQVRVSSVTGETRVDRVVGSYDCGRIINPVTAASQLRGGIVMGIGLALMERTVVDGRTGRIVNANLTDYHVPVHADVPEIDVLWTDVPDPRAPVGARGVGEIGITGVAAAIANAVHDATGRRVRDLPITLDALL, encoded by the coding sequence GTGACCGGCGCACCGGGCCGGCGCCCCGTCGCCGTCGTGCCCGACGGCTGGACACCGCGCACCGGGACCGATCCGGTGCTGGAGGTCGAGCACGGGCTCGTCGGCACTCCCCTACCGCGCCTGGACGGCCCGGCGAAGGTGCGCGGCGAGGCGCGCTACGCCGCCGAGCACGTGCTGGAGGGCATGCTCCACGGGGCCCTGCGCTGCAGCACGATCGCGAGCGGCCGCATCACACGGCTGGACACGTCGGCGGCCGAGGCCGCGCCCGGCGTCCGGCTCGTGATGACCCACCGCACCGCGCCCCGCATGCGGCCGCTCCGGCCGATCTTCACCGCTCCGCGGGCGTTCGGCGGCACGGACCTGCCGGTGATGCAGGACGACAGCATCCACTGGAACGGCGAGCCGGTCGCGCTCGTGCTGGCAGACACCCGCGAACAGGCCGACCACGCGGCGTCGCTCGTCGAGGTCGAGTACGCGGCCTCGGCGCCGCGCACCTCCGCCGGGGCGGCCGCCGACCCGCGCCGGCCCGACCACCTGTTCTTCCAGCCGGTCGAGGTGGCCGTCGGTGACGCGGAGGCCGCGCTGGCCGCCGCACAGCACGCGGTCGACCACGTCTACCGGACCCCGGGCCACAACCACAACGCGATCGAGCCGCACGCGGTGACCGTGGGCTGGGTCGGCGACGACCTCGTCGTCCACGACGCCAGCCAGTCCGTCGCCGGTCACGCGTGGACGATCGCGCACGCGCTCGGCGTCGCCGAGCACCGGGTCCACGTGACGTCACCGCACGTGGGCGGCGGCTTCGGCGGCAAGACGGTGTGGTCGCACCACGTGCTGGCGGCCGCGGCGGCGAGGCTGGCCGGGCGGCCCGTGCGCCTGGCGCTCTCCCGCGCGGACGTCTACCGCGTCGTCGGCGGGCGGACGAACACCGAGCAGCGCGTCGCGATCGGCGCCGACGAGGACGGCCGCTTCATCGCGCTGATCCACACCGGCACCTCGTCGATCACGCCCTGGAACCACGTCGTCGAGCCGTTCACCTTCCCCGCGCGCCACATGTACGCGACCGGGGCGCTGCGGACCGACCAGCACGTCGTCGACGTCGACATGATCGCGAACTCGTTCATGCGCGCCCCCGGCGAGGCGGTCGGCACGTTCGCGCTGGAGTCGGCGGTCGACGAGCTCGCCGAGCAGCTCGACGTGGACCCGGTGGAGCTGCGCCTGCGCAACGAACCGGACTCCGATCCCGCGTCGGGCGCGCCGTTCTCGGCGCGCCACCTGGCGCAGGCGTGGCGCGCGGGCGCGAAGCGCTTCGGCTGGACGCGCCCGGCGGCGCCCCGCAGCAGGCGCGACGGCGAGTGGTGGATCGGCACCGGGTGCGCCGCCGCGACCTACCCCCACCAGCGCTTCCCCGGTGGCGCCGCGCGCCTCACGCTCACCGCGGACGGGCGCGCGACGGTCGCCGTGGCCGCGAACGACATGGGGATGGGCACGACGACGGCCCAGGCGGTCGTCACCGCCGAGCGCCTGGGCCTCCCGGTGGAGCGGGTCACCGTCGAGTACGGCGACTCGACGCTGCCCGGCGCGTTCCAGGCGGGCGCCTCCGCCCAGACGGTCGGCGTCGCGGCGGCGGTGATCGCCGCGCACCGCGCGCTCGTCGCGGAGCTGCTGGCACTGGTGCCGCCCGGAACGCCGCTGGCGGGCCTGACCGTCGACGAGGTCGGCTCGGTGGACGCCGGCCTGGGCGCGCTCGCCGACCGGGACCGGTGGGAGGGCTACGCGCAGATCCTGCGCCGCGCGGGCCGCCACGAGGTCACCGCGGTGGCCGACGCGGCCGACCGCGACGAGCTGCAGGCCTGGTCCATGCACTCCTTCGGCGCGGTGTTCTGCCAGGTCAGGGTCAGCTCCGTCACCGGGGAGACCCGGGTCGACCGGGTCGTCGGGTCCTACGACTGCGGGCGGATCATCAACCCTGTCACCGCCGCGAGCCAGCTCCGCGGCGGCATCGTCATGGGCATCGGGCTGGCGCTGATGGAGCGGACCGTCGTCGACGGGCGGACCGGCCGCATCGTGAACGCCAACCTCACCGACTACCACGTCCCGGTGCACGCCGACGTGCCCGAGATCGACGTCCTGTGGACCGACGTCCCCGACCCGCGGGCTCCCGTCGGCGCCCGCGGCGTCGGCGAGATCGGCATCACGGGCGTCGCCGCCGCGATCGCCAACGCGGTGCACGACGCGACCGGACGGCGCGTGCGCGACCTGCCGATCACCCTCGACGCGCTGCTCTGA
- a CDS encoding FAD binding domain-containing protein: MIEFEYARATDVADAVRLARGGRARYLGGGTNLVDLMRQGVEAPTRLVDVSGLPGGIDEAPDGRLLIGAAVRNTALATHRTVRQRYPVLTRAIVAGASGQVRNMATVGGNLLQRTRCPYFSDPDGSPCNRRSPGQGCAAIGGHTRDLAILGASPSCAATHPSDMAVALVALDAVVHVTGAAGERRVPLADLHRLPGDRPDVETVLEPGELVTAVELPPGGSAVRSTYRKVRDRAGFAFALVSVAAAIELDGGTVVGARLALGGVAPKPWRAARAEAVLAGGPATTAAFRAAADAELADARPLAGNAFKVELARRTIVAVLEQLTGGPA, encoded by the coding sequence GTGATCGAGTTCGAGTACGCCCGCGCCACCGACGTCGCCGACGCGGTCCGGCTCGCCCGCGGCGGGCGGGCGCGCTACCTGGGCGGCGGGACGAACCTCGTCGACCTGATGCGCCAGGGCGTGGAGGCGCCGACGCGGCTGGTCGACGTGAGCGGGCTCCCCGGCGGCATCGACGAGGCACCCGACGGCCGGCTGCTGATCGGCGCGGCGGTCCGGAACACCGCCCTGGCCACCCACCGCACGGTGCGGCAGCGCTACCCCGTGCTCACCCGCGCGATCGTCGCGGGCGCGTCGGGACAGGTCCGCAACATGGCGACCGTGGGCGGCAACCTGCTGCAGCGCACCCGCTGCCCCTACTTCTCCGACCCCGACGGCTCGCCCTGCAACAGGCGGTCGCCGGGGCAGGGCTGCGCCGCGATCGGCGGCCACACCCGCGACCTCGCGATCCTCGGCGCGTCCCCGAGCTGCGCGGCCACCCACCCGTCGGACATGGCGGTCGCGCTGGTCGCGCTGGACGCCGTCGTGCACGTGACCGGCGCGGCCGGGGAGCGCCGCGTCCCCCTGGCCGACCTCCACCGGCTGCCCGGGGACCGGCCCGACGTCGAGACCGTGCTCGAGCCCGGCGAGCTCGTCACCGCGGTGGAGCTGCCGCCCGGCGGGAGCGCCGTGCGGTCGACCTACCGCAAGGTGCGCGACCGCGCCGGCTTCGCGTTCGCGCTGGTCTCGGTGGCCGCCGCGATCGAGCTCGACGGCGGGACGGTCGTCGGGGCCCGGCTCGCGCTCGGCGGGGTCGCGCCGAAGCCGTGGCGGGCCGCGCGCGCCGAGGCCGTGCTGGCGGGCGGGCCGGCGACCACCGCCGCCTTCCGCGCCGCGGCGGACGCCGAGCTCGCCGATGCCCGCCCGCTCGCGGGGAACGCGTTCAAGGTGGAGCTCGCCCGCCGCACCATCGTCGCCGTGCTGGAGCAGCTCACCGGAGGCCCGGCGTGA
- a CDS encoding 2Fe-2S iron-sulfur cluster-binding protein, which translates to MKVEPASPAGHRSCTGTSGPDLVVNGVPAPPPADPRVSLLDFLREHLGLHGTKKGCDQGACGACTVLVDGERIVSCLALAVQCAGREVTTVEGLGGRHPLQEAFVRHDGLQCGYCTPGQICSAIGMAEEVARGVPSHVTADLTADGIALTPAELRERMSGNLCRCGAHNGIVAAIAEVHGSADA; encoded by the coding sequence GTGAAGGTCGAACCCGCGTCCCCGGCCGGTCACCGGTCGTGCACAGGCACCTCCGGCCCGGACCTCGTCGTCAACGGCGTGCCCGCACCGCCGCCCGCCGATCCCCGCGTCTCCCTGCTCGACTTCCTCCGCGAGCACCTCGGGCTCCACGGCACCAAGAAGGGGTGCGACCAGGGCGCGTGCGGAGCGTGCACCGTGCTCGTCGACGGCGAGCGGATCGTGTCCTGCCTGGCGCTGGCGGTCCAGTGCGCCGGCCGCGAGGTGACCACCGTCGAGGGGCTCGGCGGCAGGCACCCGCTGCAGGAGGCGTTCGTGCGCCACGACGGGCTGCAGTGCGGCTACTGCACCCCCGGGCAGATCTGCTCGGCCATCGGGATGGCGGAGGAGGTGGCGCGCGGCGTCCCCAGCCACGTCACGGCGGACCTGACGGCCGACGGCATCGCGCTCACCCCGGCCGAGCTGCGGGAGCGGATGAGCGGGAACCTCTGCCGCTGCGGCGCCCACAACGGGATCGTGGCGGCGATCGCCGAGGTGCACGGGAGCGCGGACGCGTGA
- a CDS encoding TetR/AcrR family transcriptional regulator, whose protein sequence is MPRWEPDGAERLETAAFDLFAEQGFDRTTVAEVAERAGLTPRTFFNHFADKREVLFGLSAEFRQRVVRGIAECPAAVPPLDAAVHALQGALDTMFEHRRAAVARRFAIVEATPELRERELGKNADLADAVEAALRARGHDPDTARFAADAASAVQRRAMQEWTGTADGPPLRELVVAGLHALRAAVAGGADAARPDTAAERGPTAAR, encoded by the coding sequence ATGCCGCGATGGGAGCCGGACGGGGCCGAGCGGCTCGAGACGGCCGCGTTCGACCTCTTCGCCGAGCAGGGGTTCGACCGCACGACGGTCGCCGAGGTCGCCGAGCGGGCCGGGCTCACCCCGCGGACGTTCTTCAACCACTTCGCCGACAAGCGCGAGGTCCTGTTCGGCCTGAGCGCGGAGTTCCGGCAGCGGGTCGTCCGCGGGATCGCCGAGTGCCCGGCCGCGGTGCCGCCGCTCGACGCGGCCGTGCACGCCCTGCAGGGTGCGCTCGACACGATGTTCGAGCACCGCCGGGCCGCGGTGGCGCGCCGGTTCGCGATCGTCGAGGCCACCCCCGAGCTCCGGGAGCGCGAGCTCGGCAAGAACGCCGATCTCGCCGACGCCGTCGAGGCCGCGCTGCGCGCGCGCGGGCACGATCCCGACACCGCGCGCTTCGCCGCCGACGCCGCCTCCGCCGTCCAGCGGCGCGCGATGCAGGAGTGGACCGGTACCGCCGACGGGCCGCCGCTGCGGGAGCTGGTCGTCGCCGGGCTCCACGCGCTGCGCGCCGCCGTCGCGGGCGGCGCGGACGCCGCCCGGCCGGACACCGCGGCGGAGCGCGGCCCGACCGCGGCGCGGTAG
- a CDS encoding NAD-dependent epimerase/dehydratase family protein — protein sequence MHVFVTGASGYIGSAVVPELIAAGHTVTGLARSDRAAAAVAALGATARRGDLADLPGLAAAAREADGVVHLGFARDDPGWGDLAAAVAADLRAVDALGAALTGTGKPLVTTGATLSLALAGFRGELTEHDTRPAGMRVDAENAVVALAGRGVRSAVVRLPNVHGGSRLGFASGLIAVARATGVAHYLGDGAQRWPSVHIGDVGGLYRRALESAPAGSRLHAVAEEGVGVRAVSEVIGRRLGVPVAPLDADAARRHFGHLAMFVGADNPTSSRSTRAALDWTPGGPGLLDDLDDPAHYALPAGAPAVARP from the coding sequence ATGCACGTGTTCGTCACGGGCGCCTCGGGGTACATCGGCTCCGCCGTCGTCCCCGAGCTGATCGCCGCAGGTCACACCGTCACCGGGCTGGCCCGCTCGGACCGTGCCGCCGCGGCCGTCGCGGCGCTGGGCGCGACGGCCCGCCGGGGCGACCTCGCCGACCTGCCCGGCCTCGCCGCCGCGGCCCGCGAGGCCGACGGCGTCGTGCACCTCGGGTTCGCCCGCGACGACCCGGGCTGGGGCGATCTCGCCGCGGCCGTCGCCGCCGACCTGCGCGCGGTGGACGCGCTGGGCGCGGCGCTGACGGGGACGGGCAAGCCCCTCGTCACCACCGGTGCGACGCTGTCGCTGGCCCTCGCCGGGTTCCGGGGCGAGCTCACCGAGCACGACACCCGCCCGGCCGGCATGCGCGTCGACGCGGAGAACGCCGTGGTCGCCCTCGCCGGGCGCGGAGTGCGGTCGGCGGTCGTGCGCCTGCCCAACGTGCACGGCGGCAGCCGTCTGGGGTTCGCCTCGGGGCTCATCGCGGTCGCCAGGGCCACCGGCGTCGCGCACTACCTGGGCGACGGCGCCCAGCGCTGGCCGTCGGTGCACATCGGCGATGTGGGCGGCCTCTACCGGCGGGCGCTCGAGTCGGCGCCCGCCGGGTCCCGGTTGCACGCCGTGGCCGAGGAGGGCGTCGGCGTGCGCGCCGTCTCCGAGGTGATCGGCCGTCGGCTCGGCGTGCCCGTCGCGCCCCTCGACGCGGACGCCGCCCGGCGGCACTTCGGCCACCTGGCGATGTTCGTCGGTGCGGACAACCCGACGTCCAGCCGGTCCACGCGGGCCGCGCTCGACTGGACGCCGGGCGGACCGGGCCTGCTCGACGACCTCGACGACCCGGCGCACTACGCCCTTCCGGCCGGCGCGCCCGCCGTCGCGCGACCGTGA
- a CDS encoding MBL fold metallo-hydrolase, which translates to MPTSDHPTLQPVGDGVFATPPAPLPYGQDLQVRAFVLQRPAGNLVIYNAPGLTAAAEDVDRLGGAVRQILGHGHEAMFGPQRISAPLHVHERDEAETARSMPVDGTFAHRHTLDGDVEIVPTPGHTPGATAVLFDSGAHRYLFTGDTLWDDHGRWSAVVLGGSDRAAYLESLAVLRDLDFDVLVPWGAVAGAPATGWTDRRQARARIDAVIARVRAGGRS; encoded by the coding sequence ATGCCGACGTCCGACCACCCGACCCTCCAGCCGGTCGGCGACGGCGTGTTCGCCACGCCGCCGGCCCCGCTGCCCTACGGGCAGGACCTGCAGGTCCGGGCGTTCGTGCTGCAGCGCCCGGCGGGCAACCTGGTGATCTACAACGCCCCGGGGCTGACGGCGGCCGCCGAGGACGTCGACCGGCTCGGCGGCGCGGTCCGCCAGATCCTCGGCCACGGCCACGAGGCGATGTTCGGCCCGCAGCGGATCAGCGCACCGCTCCACGTCCACGAGCGCGACGAGGCGGAGACCGCCCGGTCGATGCCGGTGGACGGCACCTTCGCGCACCGGCACACCCTCGACGGCGACGTCGAGATCGTCCCGACCCCGGGCCACACCCCGGGCGCCACCGCCGTCCTGTTCGACAGCGGTGCGCACCGCTACCTGTTCACCGGCGACACCCTCTGGGACGACCACGGCCGGTGGTCGGCCGTCGTGCTCGGCGGAAGCGACCGCGCCGCCTACCTGGAGAGCCTCGCCGTGCTGCGGGACCTGGACTTCGACGTCCTCGTGCCGTGGGGCGCCGTCGCCGGCGCCCCGGCCACCGGGTGGACCGACCGGCGGCAGGCCCGGGCGCGCATCGACGCGGTGATCGCCCGCGTCCGCGCCGGCGGGCGGAGCTGA
- a CDS encoding nuclear transport factor 2 family protein codes for MTVSPESGAETWIRRYYQLCGAKDIAGAMEFWAPDGKLTFANFDTVIGRDAIHEALAQIVHSWIKETHTLHHLWVLPGDLVVFEMDVAFDRHDGRHVVVPGAAVCRVGDRCFLEQRIYVDMAPVFAPSEAATSATA; via the coding sequence ATGACGGTCTCACCGGAATCCGGTGCGGAAACCTGGATCAGGCGCTACTACCAGCTCTGCGGGGCGAAGGACATCGCCGGCGCCATGGAGTTCTGGGCGCCCGACGGAAAGCTCACCTTCGCCAATTTCGACACCGTGATCGGGCGCGACGCGATTCACGAGGCGCTGGCCCAGATCGTCCACAGCTGGATCAAGGAGACGCACACCCTGCACCACCTGTGGGTCCTCCCCGGTGATCTCGTCGTCTTCGAGATGGACGTGGCGTTCGACCGCCACGACGGCCGGCACGTGGTCGTACCGGGTGCCGCGGTCTGCCGGGTCGGCGACCGGTGCTTCCTCGAGCAGCGCATCTACGTCGACATGGCACCGGTGTTCGCGCCGTCCGAGGCCGCGACGAGCGCCACCGCCTGA
- a CDS encoding cytochrome P450 — MLTDPETFSNAFNFDLERGPAPDLHDPMNTIIARSDPPYHSAIRRFLRRWFEPARLRRFEPHVREIVEAVVAELPTSGRVDLIGHLGRVIPARTVYAIIGIPTSDRDRLQASSDELNANLPAPSPDLIARIRQVFVEVIQDRRASGERRDDVIDGLVHPDGDLVFDDEVAAGHLLQLLVAGADTTTSLIGNLLLRLLQEPSRWDRVVADPGRAAAAVEESLRRDSPLPFTLRTAVAGTELGGCPVEPKDRIVLSLQSANWDEQVWGDSALEFDLDRPRAAAHLSFGSGIHTCLGAPIARIEARVTIEVLTERFPRLRLAPDHAPDYLPVAQMRLLRSLVVDLDPPAATESRPVLLEVDPDRCEGHGLCESEASELVHLDDDGVLVIDRVDVPAHLVGAATRAVQVCPVAALRLR, encoded by the coding sequence GTGCTGACCGATCCCGAGACGTTCTCCAACGCCTTCAACTTCGATCTCGAACGCGGACCGGCGCCCGATCTGCACGACCCGATGAACACGATCATCGCGCGGTCGGATCCGCCGTACCACAGCGCGATCAGGAGGTTCCTGCGCCGCTGGTTCGAGCCGGCGCGGCTGCGCAGGTTCGAACCGCACGTCCGCGAGATCGTCGAGGCGGTGGTCGCGGAGCTCCCGACGAGCGGCCGGGTCGACCTGATCGGCCACCTGGGCAGGGTGATCCCCGCCCGCACCGTCTACGCGATCATCGGGATCCCGACCTCCGACCGGGACCGACTGCAGGCGTCCTCAGACGAGCTGAACGCGAACCTGCCCGCGCCGAGCCCCGACCTGATCGCCCGGATCCGGCAAGTCTTCGTCGAGGTGATCCAGGACCGTCGCGCGTCGGGGGAGCGCCGTGACGACGTCATCGACGGGCTCGTCCACCCGGACGGGGACCTCGTGTTCGACGACGAGGTCGCCGCCGGACACCTCCTGCAGCTGCTCGTCGCCGGCGCGGACACCACCACGAGCCTCATCGGCAACCTGCTGCTGCGCCTGCTGCAGGAGCCGAGCCGGTGGGACCGCGTCGTGGCCGACCCGGGGCGGGCGGCCGCGGCGGTCGAGGAGTCGCTCCGGCGGGACTCGCCCCTGCCGTTCACCCTGCGCACCGCGGTCGCCGGGACCGAGCTCGGCGGCTGCCCGGTGGAGCCCAAGGACCGGATCGTGCTGAGCCTGCAGTCGGCGAACTGGGACGAGCAGGTCTGGGGCGACTCCGCGCTCGAGTTCGACCTCGACCGCCCGCGGGCGGCTGCGCACCTCTCGTTCGGTTCCGGGATCCACACCTGCCTCGGCGCCCCGATCGCCCGCATCGAGGCCCGCGTGACGATCGAGGTGCTCACCGAGCGCTTCCCCCGGCTGCGCCTGGCGCCCGACCACGCGCCCGACTACCTGCCCGTCGCGCAGATGCGCCTGCTCCGCAGCCTGGTCGTCGACCTCGACCCGCCCGCGGCCACGGAGTCCCGACCGGTGCTGCTCGAGGTCGACCCGGACCGCTGCGAGGGCCACGGGCTGTGCGAGAGCGAGGCCTCGGAGCTCGTGCACCTCGACGACGACGGCGTGCTCGTGATCGACCGGGTCGACGTGCCGGCGCACCTCGTGGGCGCGGCCACCCGGGCCGTGCAGGTGTGCCCGGTCGCGGCACTGCGGCTGCGCTGA